In Polaribacter sp. Hel_I_88, the following proteins share a genomic window:
- a CDS encoding pseudouridine synthase, protein MESNKNSSRRRQDGKKSTPLSRKPQSKKPLNRKPLDKKVVKKEFKKITPNKISDESSGIRLNKYIANSGICSRREADTYIEHGSVEVNGKLVTEMGYKVQPDDIVRFDGTSITPEQKRYVLLNKPKNYITTMEDDRGRKTVMELIANASKERIYPVGRLDRNTTGLLMFTNDGDLAKKLTHPKHNVRKLYHASLDRKLELKDLEKLRGEVVIEGKKVFIDAISYVNGEPKTEVGIEIHSGRNRIVRKIFEHVGYKVNKLDRVIFAELTKKNLPRGRWRELTNLEVNNLQMLK, encoded by the coding sequence ATGGAATCAAATAAAAACTCGTCGAGAAGACGACAAGATGGTAAAAAAAGTACACCTTTAAGCAGAAAGCCACAAAGCAAAAAACCGCTTAATAGAAAACCTTTAGACAAAAAAGTTGTAAAAAAGGAATTCAAAAAAATTACTCCAAATAAAATTTCTGATGAATCTTCAGGAATCCGTTTAAACAAATACATTGCCAATTCTGGAATTTGCTCACGTAGAGAAGCAGATACGTATATAGAACATGGAAGTGTAGAGGTAAATGGAAAGTTAGTTACAGAAATGGGTTACAAAGTGCAACCTGATGATATTGTTCGTTTTGATGGAACTTCAATTACACCAGAACAAAAAAGATATGTTTTGCTAAATAAGCCAAAAAACTACATTACAACCATGGAAGATGATCGTGGTCGAAAAACAGTTATGGAGTTGATTGCAAATGCATCTAAAGAGCGTATTTATCCTGTTGGACGTTTAGATAGAAACACAACTGGTTTGTTAATGTTTACCAATGATGGTGATTTGGCCAAAAAATTAACACATCCAAAACATAATGTTCGTAAATTATACCATGCTTCTTTAGATAGAAAACTAGAATTAAAAGATTTAGAAAAACTACGAGGAGAAGTTGTAATTGAAGGTAAAAAAGTATTTATAGACGCTATCTCTTATGTAAATGGAGAACCAAAGACAGAGGTCGGAATTGAAATTCATTCTGGTAGAAATAGAATTGTTCGTAAAATATTTGAACATGTGGGCTACAAAGTAAACAAACTAGATAGAGTTATTTTTGCTGAATTAACCAAGAAAAATTTACCTAGAGGTAGATGGAGAGAACTCACAAACTTAGAAGTTAATAACCTTCAAATGTTGAAATAA
- a CDS encoding glycoside hydrolase family 31 protein, with the protein MIVNTELEQKGNLFPTEIVDYRKDVDTLYFTTKNNVILQVTVVRDSVIRFRYATSGKFENDFSYGVTIHASRGYSFLKIIEEDKHYVIKTSKLICKVEKLSLQVSLYDAIDNKLINEDEIGFHWEESYEFGGDIVKMSKTCQKAESFYGLGDKPVEVNMKGKRFENWATDSYAFGKNTDPIYKAIPFYTAIQDNKSYGIFFDNTFKSSFDFAHERRNVTSFWAQGGEMNYYFIYGPKMEDVVKNYTDLTGKPHNMPPLWALGFHQCKWSYYPESNVKEVTRTFRDLQIPCDAIYLDIDYMDGFRCFTWDKNYFPDPKRMVQELEDDGFKTVVIIDPGIKIDLEYDVFKEALDKDYFCKRADGPYMKGKVWPGECYFPDYTKLEVREWWSGLFKELIEDIGVKGVWNDMNEPAVMDVPNKSFPNDVRHDYDGNPCSHRKAHNIYGTQMARATYHGLKKYAYPKRPFVITRSAYSGAQRYTSTWFGDNVATWEHLAIANNQAQRMAMSGFSFAGSDIGGFAEQPQGELFARWIQLGVFHAFCRVHSSGDHGDQEPWVFGEEITGIVRKFVELRYQLLPYLYTAFWNHINNGTPILKSLVLFDQEDVHTHYRSDEFVYGEHILVCPIQEPNAKGRRMYIPRGNWYNLWTDEVVEGGKEMWVNAELDSMPIFIKEGAVIPKYPVQQYVGEKDFDEVTLDVYFKLGKEKSELYDDAHDGYDYKKGRYSLRNFKLTGKKNEFILQQFKEGTYNAPYTKFKIVLHNLPFAITSIQIDNVEVELDKSSSDTSQCITVDKEFTELHLFGK; encoded by the coding sequence ATGATTGTTAATACTGAATTAGAACAAAAAGGGAATTTATTCCCAACTGAAATAGTTGACTATAGAAAAGACGTAGATACTTTATATTTTACAACAAAAAACAATGTTATTTTACAAGTAACTGTTGTTAGAGATAGTGTTATTAGATTTCGATACGCAACTTCTGGAAAATTTGAAAACGACTTTTCATACGGAGTTACCATTCACGCATCAAGAGGTTATAGCTTCTTAAAAATAATTGAAGAAGATAAACATTATGTTATAAAAACATCAAAATTAATCTGTAAAGTAGAAAAATTAAGTTTACAAGTTAGTTTATATGATGCTATTGATAACAAATTAATTAATGAAGATGAGATTGGTTTTCATTGGGAAGAAAGCTATGAATTTGGTGGAGACATTGTAAAAATGAGTAAAACTTGCCAAAAAGCAGAAAGCTTTTATGGTTTAGGAGACAAGCCTGTAGAAGTAAATATGAAAGGAAAGCGTTTTGAAAACTGGGCTACAGATTCATACGCTTTTGGTAAAAACACAGATCCTATTTACAAGGCCATTCCTTTTTATACTGCTATTCAAGATAATAAATCTTATGGAATTTTCTTCGATAATACTTTTAAAAGCTCTTTTGATTTTGCACACGAAAGAAGAAATGTAACTAGTTTTTGGGCACAAGGAGGTGAAATGAATTACTATTTCATTTACGGGCCAAAAATGGAAGATGTTGTTAAAAATTATACAGATTTAACAGGAAAACCTCACAATATGCCTCCACTTTGGGCTTTAGGTTTTCATCAATGTAAATGGAGTTATTATCCAGAAAGCAATGTAAAAGAAGTTACTAGAACATTTAGAGATTTACAAATTCCTTGTGATGCCATTTATTTAGACATCGATTATATGGATGGCTTTAGATGTTTTACTTGGGATAAAAATTATTTTCCTGACCCAAAAAGAATGGTTCAAGAATTAGAAGATGATGGTTTTAAAACGGTAGTAATCATAGATCCAGGAATTAAAATTGATTTAGAATACGATGTTTTTAAAGAAGCGCTAGATAAAGATTATTTCTGTAAACGTGCAGATGGCCCATATATGAAAGGTAAAGTTTGGCCAGGAGAATGTTATTTTCCAGATTATACAAAACTAGAAGTTAGAGAATGGTGGTCTGGTTTATTTAAAGAATTGATAGAAGATATTGGTGTAAAAGGTGTTTGGAATGATATGAACGAGCCAGCTGTAATGGATGTTCCTAACAAGTCTTTTCCAAATGATGTACGTCATGATTATGATGGAAATCCTTGTTCTCATAGAAAAGCGCATAATATTTATGGAACACAAATGGCACGTGCAACCTATCATGGTTTAAAGAAATATGCGTATCCAAAAAGACCTTTTGTAATTACAAGATCTGCTTATTCTGGTGCACAAAGATATACATCAACTTGGTTTGGAGATAATGTTGCCACTTGGGAACATTTAGCAATTGCAAACAACCAAGCTCAAAGAATGGCAATGTCTGGGTTTTCTTTTGCTGGATCTGACATTGGTGGTTTTGCAGAACAACCTCAAGGAGAATTATTTGCAAGATGGATTCAATTAGGTGTTTTTCACGCTTTTTGTAGAGTGCATTCTTCTGGAGATCATGGAGATCAAGAGCCTTGGGTTTTTGGTGAAGAAATTACTGGTATCGTTAGAAAATTCGTTGAATTAAGATATCAATTATTACCTTATTTGTATACTGCTTTTTGGAATCATATTAATAATGGTACTCCTATTTTAAAATCTTTGGTATTATTTGATCAAGAAGATGTACATACACATTATAGAAGTGATGAGTTTGTTTATGGAGAACATATTTTAGTTTGTCCAATTCAAGAACCAAACGCAAAAGGAAGAAGAATGTATATTCCTAGAGGTAATTGGTATAACCTTTGGACAGATGAAGTTGTGGAAGGTGGAAAGGAAATGTGGGTAAATGCTGAATTAGATAGCATGCCAATTTTTATCAAAGAAGGTGCTGTAATTCCTAAATATCCAGTACAACAATATGTTGGGGAAAAGGATTTTGATGAAGTAACTTTAGATGTTTATTTTAAATTAGGAAAAGAAAAATCTGAATTATATGATGATGCTCATGATGGGTATGATTATAAAAAAGGAAGATATAGTTTACGTAATTTTAAGTTAACAGGTAAAAAGAACGAGTTTATTTTACAACAGTTTAAAGAAGGTACTTACAATGCTCCTTATACTAAATTTAAAATTGTTTTACACAATTTACCTTTTGCTATAACATCTATTCAAATTGATAATGTGGAAGTAGAATTAGATAAATCTAGTTCAGATACTTCTCAATGTATTACTGTTGATAAAGAATTTACTGAATTACATTTATTTGGTAAATAA
- a CDS encoding LytTR family DNA-binding domain-containing protein, producing MMNKLKCVIVDDEPMAREIIASYIDKSPNLELLESCKNPSEAILFLQDNEADLFFLDINMPEINGLSLAKIINNKGQIIFTTAYRDYAVDGFNLNVVDYLLKPISFDRFLQAVQKVTIHETLENDNDFMFVRADRKMVKIDFQNILYIESLSDYVKIFTTEKTIVIRETISNLEEKLPAKKFIRIHRSFIISFRKINSYTNEFIEINQKALPISRSYKESVLQKLAEV from the coding sequence ATGATGAATAAATTAAAGTGTGTTATTGTTGATGATGAACCAATGGCTAGAGAAATTATAGCTTCTTACATTGATAAATCACCTAATTTAGAATTGTTAGAAAGTTGTAAAAATCCTAGTGAAGCAATTTTATTTCTGCAAGATAATGAAGCTGATTTGTTTTTTTTAGACATTAATATGCCAGAAATTAATGGTTTAAGTTTGGCTAAAATTATTAATAATAAAGGACAAATAATTTTTACAACAGCTTACAGAGATTATGCAGTAGATGGTTTTAATTTAAATGTGGTAGATTATTTGTTGAAACCCATTTCTTTTGATCGATTTTTACAAGCCGTTCAAAAAGTTACAATCCATGAAACTTTAGAAAATGATAACGATTTTATGTTTGTAAGAGCAGATAGAAAAATGGTTAAAATTGATTTTCAAAATATTTTATATATTGAAAGTTTAAGCGATTACGTTAAAATATTTACCACAGAAAAAACAATTGTTATTCGAGAAACCATCAGTAATTTAGAAGAAAAATTACCCGCTAAAAAGTTTATCAGAATTCATAGATCGTTTATCATCTCGTTTAGAAAAATAAATTCTTACACCAACGAATTTATTGAAATTAATCAAAAAGCATTGCCAATTAGTAGAAGTTATAAAGAATCCGTTTTGCAAAAATTAGCAGAAGTATAG
- a CDS encoding geranylgeranylglycerol-phosphate geranylgeranyltransferase → MKTFLKKTFSLISVVRGYNILVLIFAQYLASIFIFSPEKSIPYIIYDLHLHYIVLATVCVVAAGYIINNFYDDKVDRINRPLKTGLDNYVRQETKLRLYFFLNFVGFLFGFFVSWRAGLFFAVYIFGIWFYSHKLKKYPFTGLITATSLTLMPFFVIFVYYKNFSEIIFIHAIFLFLVIMVRELIKDLQNMKGAIANNYDTFPIVYGEKKTKQLSILLLFLTLVPIFFLFQYPALSYMKYYFYLALVTLLFLAFFLWKSRERNQYRFLHNVLKILLLIGVFCLVFIDTSLLLEKVIERLN, encoded by the coding sequence ATGAAGACGTTTCTAAAAAAAACATTCAGTTTAATATCTGTTGTTAGAGGTTACAACATTCTTGTTTTAATCTTTGCACAATATTTAGCGTCTATTTTTATTTTTTCTCCAGAAAAATCTATCCCATATATAATTTATGATCTTCATTTACATTATATAGTTTTAGCCACTGTTTGCGTGGTTGCAGCTGGGTATATCATCAATAATTTTTATGATGATAAAGTAGATAGAATAAACAGGCCTTTAAAAACAGGGTTGGATAATTATGTGCGTCAAGAAACGAAGTTAAGACTTTATTTTTTTCTGAATTTTGTTGGTTTTCTTTTTGGTTTTTTTGTTTCTTGGAGAGCAGGTTTATTTTTTGCAGTGTATATTTTTGGTATTTGGTTCTATTCTCATAAACTTAAAAAATATCCATTTACTGGCTTAATTACTGCAACTTCCTTAACATTAATGCCATTCTTTGTTATTTTTGTGTATTACAAAAACTTTTCAGAAATTATTTTCATCCATGCTATTTTTTTGTTTTTAGTGATTATGGTTCGAGAATTAATCAAAGATTTACAGAATATGAAAGGTGCCATTGCTAATAATTATGATACGTTTCCGATTGTATATGGTGAGAAAAAAACAAAACAACTTTCTATTTTACTATTATTTTTAACTTTAGTTCCAATTTTTTTTCTGTTCCAATATCCAGCTTTAAGTTATATGAAGTATTATTTTTATTTAGCTTTGGTGACGCTTTTGTTTTTAGCTTTTTTCCTATGGAAATCAAGAGAAAGAAATCAATACCGATTTTTACACAACGTATTAAAAATATTACTTTTAATTGGTGTTTTTTGTCTTGTTTTTATTGATACTTCTTTATTATTAGAAAAAGTAATTGAGAGATTGAATTAA
- a CDS encoding diphosphomevalonate/mevalonate 3,5-bisphosphate decarboxylase family protein: MNTDQFLVKSTLDYIDKATFKWQTPSNIALVKYWGKSNPQIPKNASISFTLNNCHTNTSIDFQRKSNAELDSASKTVDFDLFFEGKPKEEFKPKIAEFFKRVQEYCPYIYEYKMTIHSENSFPHSSGIASSASGLSAIARCLMSLESEISSNLSAEFINKKASFLARLGSGSASRSIEGPLVVWGNHPEIEGSSDLFGVKFPYKVHSIFENYQDVILLVDKGEKQVSSTIGHNLMIDHPFAENRFIQANENLAKMSTILQEGNIKEFINLVESEALTLHAMMLTSNPYFILMKPNTLEIINRIWEYRQEKNSNICFTLDAGANVHILYPENEKHSINKFIDNELAVFCDNNQYIYDQVGFGAKQF; the protein is encoded by the coding sequence TTGAATACAGATCAATTTTTAGTAAAATCGACATTAGATTATATTGATAAAGCTACCTTTAAGTGGCAAACTCCAAGTAATATTGCTTTGGTAAAATATTGGGGAAAGAGCAATCCTCAAATCCCAAAAAATGCTTCGATTAGTTTTACGCTAAATAATTGTCATACAAATACGAGTATCGATTTTCAAAGAAAATCGAACGCTGAACTTGATTCAGCATCTAAAACTGTGGATTTTGATTTGTTTTTTGAAGGAAAACCAAAAGAGGAATTCAAGCCAAAAATTGCAGAATTTTTTAAACGGGTTCAAGAATATTGTCCATATATCTATGAGTACAAAATGACGATTCATTCAGAGAATTCTTTTCCACATTCAAGTGGAATAGCTTCTTCTGCAAGTGGTCTGTCTGCAATTGCAAGATGTTTAATGAGTTTGGAGAGTGAAATTTCATCAAACTTATCAGCAGAATTCATCAATAAAAAAGCATCTTTTTTAGCAAGATTAGGTTCAGGCTCAGCAAGTAGAAGTATAGAAGGTCCTTTAGTGGTTTGGGGAAATCATCCAGAAATTGAAGGAAGTTCAGATTTGTTTGGTGTTAAATTTCCTTATAAAGTGCACTCAATTTTCGAAAATTATCAAGATGTAATTTTATTAGTTGATAAAGGTGAAAAACAAGTTTCAAGCACTATTGGTCATAACTTAATGATTGATCATCCTTTTGCCGAAAATAGATTTATCCAAGCCAATGAAAATTTGGCAAAAATGTCTACAATACTTCAAGAAGGAAATATCAAAGAATTTATCAATTTAGTAGAAAGTGAAGCCTTGACTTTGCATGCCATGATGTTAACAAGCAATCCATATTTTATTTTGATGAAACCAAACACGTTGGAAATTATCAACAGAATTTGGGAATATCGCCAAGAAAAAAATAGCAATATTTGTTTCACGTTAGATGCTGGTGCCAATGTGCATATTTTGTATCCAGAAAATGAAAAACATAGTATTAATAAGTTTATAGATAATGAGTTAGCTGTTTTTTGTGATAATAATCAATATATTTATGATCAAGTTGGTTTTGGTGCAAAACAGTTTTAA
- a CDS encoding toxin-antitoxin system YwqK family antitoxin — protein sequence MMKKLGFILLICILFSFVSSAQEKVYFDANWNVTTKENAVYYRAISSQKTKNEWIIDYYISGKKAKEVATLKGKPEGKFSMYYESGELMTDGRYKDGEKDGIWKTYYKNGKIKEKGKYNNGEKVGVWKTYYKND from the coding sequence ATGATGAAAAAATTAGGTTTTATTTTATTGATTTGTATACTTTTCTCTTTTGTTTCAAGTGCACAAGAAAAGGTTTATTTTGATGCAAATTGGAATGTTACAACAAAAGAGAATGCAGTTTATTATCGTGCAATATCATCACAAAAAACGAAAAATGAATGGATAATAGATTACTATATTTCTGGTAAAAAAGCAAAGGAAGTTGCTACTTTAAAGGGAAAACCAGAAGGCAAGTTTTCTATGTATTACGAAAGTGGAGAATTAATGACTGATGGGCGTTACAAAGATGGAGAAAAAGATGGCATTTGGAAAACCTATTACAAAAACGGAAAAATAAAAGAGAAAGGGAAATACAATAATGGTGAGAAAGTTGGTGTTTGGAAAACCTATTATAAAAACGATTAG
- a CDS encoding sensor histidine kinase, producing MTKIIIKILKKAFLHLLFWVVVWFFFSSFFSVGSSNENFIFWFSTLLSLIAIVSSYVFVYHLIPNFLIVKKQKLFVLYTFYACVFIVCAVLMTVVFGFVFFYNLEYQKMPGLTKNSGVILVCVLLIIVLASAFKILKHNFKSLEEKKTLENKFLQTKLQLKEQELQFLKMQIHPHFLFNTLNTLYGFALKKSDQAPEMILKLSSLLDYILYQVDKPLVHLQDEITHIEDYISLEKSRFQEGLGITFNKNIDIEVFEISPMLLLPFVENAFKHGSQINGVVEVTINLKVDENELNFTIENSSIKKENSKKGIGLENIKKRLEMLYQKDYFLEILQEDNVFKVNLKITKKNDE from the coding sequence ATGACTAAAATAATTATTAAAATTTTAAAGAAAGCCTTTTTACACCTTCTTTTTTGGGTTGTGGTTTGGTTTTTCTTTTCTAGTTTTTTTAGTGTAGGCTCTTCAAACGAGAACTTTATTTTTTGGTTTTCTACATTATTAAGTCTAATTGCAATCGTTTCTTCTTACGTATTTGTATATCATTTAATTCCTAATTTTTTAATTGTTAAAAAACAGAAGCTTTTTGTTTTATACACCTTTTATGCATGTGTTTTTATTGTTTGTGCTGTATTAATGACTGTAGTTTTTGGTTTCGTGTTTTTCTATAATTTGGAATATCAAAAAATGCCAGGATTAACTAAGAATTCTGGTGTAATTTTAGTGTGTGTTTTGTTAATTATTGTTTTGGCAAGTGCATTCAAAATTCTAAAGCATAATTTTAAATCGTTAGAAGAAAAAAAGACTTTAGAAAACAAGTTTTTACAAACCAAATTGCAACTAAAAGAGCAGGAGTTACAATTTTTAAAGATGCAAATTCATCCGCATTTTTTGTTTAATACCTTAAATACCTTGTATGGTTTTGCCCTGAAAAAATCTGACCAAGCACCAGAAATGATTTTAAAATTATCTAGCTTGTTAGATTATATTTTATATCAAGTTGATAAGCCTTTGGTGCATTTACAAGATGAAATTACCCATATTGAAGATTATATTTCTCTAGAAAAATCGCGCTTTCAAGAAGGTTTGGGAATCACTTTTAATAAGAATATAGATATTGAGGTTTTTGAAATTTCACCAATGTTATTATTGCCTTTTGTAGAAAATGCTTTTAAACATGGATCACAAATAAATGGAGTTGTAGAGGTAACTATAAATTTAAAGGTTGATGAAAATGAATTGAATTTTACGATTGAAAATTCTTCAATAAAAAAGGAAAATTCTAAAAAAGGAATTGGTTTAGAGAACATAAAAAAGAGATTAGAAATGTTGTATCAAAAAGACTATTTTTTAGAAATTTTACAAGAAGATAATGTGTTTAAAGTCAATTTGAAAATCACCAAAAAAAATGATGAATAA
- a CDS encoding mevalonate kinase, with protein sequence MKGPLFYAKILLFGEYGIIKDSKGLAIPFNAYRGALKTSKNLEGISKKSNENLYKFYTYISNLNSDIVSFNLAAFKKDLDKGMYFDSSIPQGYGVGSSGALVASIYDEYAADKITVLENLTREKLLKLKEIFSLMESFFHGKSSGLDPLNSYLSLPILINSKENIEPAGIPSQKRGKGAVFLLDSEQVGETEPMVNIFMNKMKNEGFRKMISEEFALHTDACIENFLQGDVKSLFGNVKSLSKVVLKNFKPMIPDAFHKVWENGIATNDYYLKLCGSGGGGYILGFTEDYKKAQESLKDYKLELVYRF encoded by the coding sequence ATGAAAGGACCACTTTTTTATGCTAAAATTTTATTATTTGGAGAATATGGAATTATTAAAGATTCTAAAGGTTTAGCAATTCCATTTAATGCGTATAGAGGCGCTTTAAAAACTTCAAAAAATTTAGAAGGGATTTCAAAAAAATCAAACGAAAATTTATATAAATTTTACACCTATATTTCTAATTTAAATTCAGACATTGTTTCTTTTAACTTAGCAGCTTTTAAAAAGGACTTAGATAAAGGAATGTACTTTGATTCTTCTATTCCACAAGGATATGGAGTAGGTAGTTCTGGTGCTTTAGTAGCTTCTATTTATGATGAATATGCTGCTGATAAAATTACAGTTTTAGAGAATTTAACCAGAGAAAAGTTATTAAAATTAAAGGAAATCTTTTCTTTAATGGAATCTTTTTTTCACGGAAAAAGTTCTGGTTTAGATCCTTTAAATTCTTATTTAAGTTTGCCAATTTTAATAAATTCAAAAGAAAATATAGAGCCAGCAGGAATTCCATCTCAAAAAAGAGGAAAAGGAGCTGTGTTTTTATTAGATTCTGAACAAGTTGGTGAAACTGAACCTATGGTAAACATCTTTATGAACAAGATGAAAAACGAAGGGTTTAGAAAAATGATTAGCGAAGAATTTGCTTTGCACACAGATGCTTGTATCGAAAACTTTCTACAAGGTGATGTAAAATCTTTATTTGGTAACGTAAAAAGTTTATCAAAAGTAGTTTTAAAGAATTTTAAACCAATGATTCCTGATGCTTTTCATAAAGTTTGGGAAAATGGAATTGCAACAAACGATTATTATCTAAAGCTTTGTGGTTCAGGTGGTGGAGGCTATATTTTAGGTTTTACAGAAGACTATAAAAAAGCACAAGAAAGTTTAAAAGATTATAAATTAGAGCTAGTCTATAGATTCTAA
- the glgB gene encoding 1,4-alpha-glucan branching protein GlgB, translated as MAQTIAHSLFTEFDINLFKGGKHYRLYEKFGSHIITVDGVEGTYFAVWAPSAKSVSVIGDFNYWLEGEHQLNVRWDGSGVWEGFIPGVTKGAIYKYKIRNTSNNVTTEKADPFARRCEHPPKTASQVWEDDYQWKDKKWMKNRKKNNALDAPYAVYEVHLGSWKKQIDENRFLSYRELADDLVKYVKDMNFTHVEFMPIMEYPYDPSWGYQLTGYFAPTSRFGYPDDFKFLVDKFHEAGIGVLLDWVPSHFPSDDHGLGFFDGSHLYEHPDRRKGYHQDWKSLIFNYGRNEIKAFLISNAIFWLDQYHADGLRVDAVASMLFLDYSREDGEWEPNMFGGNEYLEAIDFIKEMNAAVYESFPDVQTIAEESTSFSKVSRPIYDGGLGFGMKWMMGWMHDTLGYFQKPTEYRKYHQNELTFGLNYAFSENFMLPLSHDEVVYGKKSIANKMPGDEWQKFANLRLLYSFMYTHPGTKLLFQGSEFGQTSEWNFEGSLDWHLLAYDVHTGAQSLVKDLNKFYSKEPALHQKQFSHEGFEWIDHGDHQNCIMTYIRKGKNEKDNIIIVLNLTPVPRENYRIGLPKAGTLKQVFNSDDKKYYGTNNYKNTKLTSEEKEWNNRKNSIELNLPPLGMLAFKFK; from the coding sequence ATGGCACAAACAATAGCACACAGTCTTTTTACAGAATTTGATATTAACTTATTTAAAGGAGGAAAACATTATCGATTATATGAAAAATTTGGATCGCACATTATTACAGTAGATGGTGTTGAAGGAACCTATTTTGCAGTTTGGGCTCCAAGTGCAAAATCAGTATCTGTGATTGGCGATTTTAATTATTGGTTAGAAGGAGAACATCAATTAAATGTACGTTGGGATGGAAGTGGCGTTTGGGAAGGCTTTATTCCAGGTGTAACAAAAGGGGCTATTTATAAGTATAAAATAAGAAATACTAGTAACAATGTAACTACAGAAAAAGCAGATCCTTTTGCAAGAAGATGTGAGCATCCACCAAAAACAGCTTCGCAAGTTTGGGAAGATGATTACCAATGGAAAGATAAAAAATGGATGAAAAACAGAAAGAAAAATAATGCGTTAGATGCGCCTTATGCTGTTTATGAAGTCCATTTAGGCTCTTGGAAAAAGCAAATTGACGAAAATAGATTTTTAAGTTATAGAGAATTAGCAGACGATTTAGTAAAATATGTAAAAGACATGAATTTTACGCACGTAGAATTTATGCCAATTATGGAATATCCTTATGACCCAAGTTGGGGTTATCAATTAACAGGCTATTTTGCACCAACATCTCGTTTTGGATATCCAGATGATTTTAAATTTTTGGTTGATAAATTTCACGAAGCTGGTATTGGAGTTTTGTTAGACTGGGTTCCATCGCATTTTCCTTCAGATGACCATGGTTTGGGATTCTTTGATGGCTCTCATTTATACGAACATCCAGATAGACGAAAAGGCTATCATCAAGATTGGAAAAGTTTAATTTTTAATTACGGAAGAAACGAAATAAAAGCATTTTTAATTAGTAACGCCATTTTTTGGTTAGACCAATATCATGCAGATGGTTTACGAGTAGATGCTGTAGCATCCATGTTATTTTTAGATTATTCCAGAGAAGATGGTGAATGGGAACCAAATATGTTTGGAGGAAATGAATATTTAGAAGCGATCGATTTTATCAAAGAAATGAATGCTGCTGTGTATGAATCTTTTCCAGATGTACAAACTATTGCAGAAGAATCTACCTCATTTTCGAAAGTTTCTAGACCAATTTACGATGGTGGTTTAGGTTTTGGTATGAAATGGATGATGGGTTGGATGCACGATACTTTGGGCTATTTTCAAAAACCAACTGAGTATAGAAAATATCATCAAAATGAATTAACTTTTGGTTTAAATTACGCGTTTTCAGAAAACTTTATGTTGCCACTTTCTCATGATGAAGTTGTGTATGGTAAAAAATCAATAGCGAATAAAATGCCTGGTGATGAGTGGCAAAAATTTGCAAACTTACGTTTGCTATATAGTTTTATGTATACACATCCAGGAACAAAATTGTTATTTCAAGGAAGTGAATTTGGCCAAACATCTGAATGGAATTTTGAAGGTAGCTTAGATTGGCATTTGTTAGCATATGATGTCCATACAGGAGCACAAAGTTTAGTGAAAGATTTGAATAAATTTTACAGCAAAGAACCAGCTTTACATCAAAAACAATTTTCGCATGAAGGTTTTGAATGGATAGATCATGGAGATCATCAAAATTGTATCATGACGTATATTAGAAAAGGTAAAAATGAAAAAGATAATATAATTATTGTCTTAAATTTAACTCCAGTTCCAAGAGAAAACTACAGAATTGGGTTGCCTAAAGCAGGAACTTTAAAACAAGTTTTTAATAGTGATGACAAAAAATATTACGGAACAAATAATTATAAAAATACAAAATTAACATCCGAGGAAAAAGAATGGAACAATAGAAAAAACTCTATTGAATTAAATTTACCACCTTTAGGAATGTTGGCTTTTAAATTTAAATAA